In one Microbacterium invictum genomic region, the following are encoded:
- a CDS encoding YciI family protein: MKYVIMFSTTPELDAAASPEHLEQAYGRTYDWFGTHGEVMTESGAQLQPVATATTVRHGSDGPVVADGPFSEAREVIGGFQVIDVPDLDAAIAIVKTWPLLELPGVAVEIRPIVTY; encoded by the coding sequence GTGAAATACGTCATCATGTTCTCCACCACTCCCGAGCTCGACGCAGCGGCGTCGCCCGAGCACCTCGAGCAGGCGTATGGCCGCACCTATGACTGGTTCGGCACGCACGGCGAGGTGATGACCGAGTCCGGCGCCCAGCTGCAGCCGGTCGCCACCGCGACGACGGTCAGACACGGCAGCGACGGGCCGGTCGTGGCCGACGGGCCCTTCTCGGAGGCCAGAGAAGTCATCGGCGGATTCCAGGTGATCGACGTGCCCGACCTCGACGCGGCGATCGCCATCGTCAAGACCTGGCCGCTCCTCGAACTGCCCGGCGTCGCGGTCGAGATCCGACCGATCGTCACCTACTGA
- a CDS encoding YciI family protein yields MSQFAILIYEDPTYYETMPPEGWAQVVDAHNTFTSQVAERGGTLTGGGALAPVTTATTIKGGSAMTNGPFIQSKEALLGYYVVDARDLDHALEIAKLCPATGGGVEVRPIVDPTVNNPF; encoded by the coding sequence ATGTCCCAGTTCGCAATCCTCATCTACGAAGACCCGACCTACTACGAGACCATGCCGCCCGAGGGATGGGCCCAGGTGGTCGACGCCCACAACACCTTCACCAGCCAGGTCGCCGAGCGCGGTGGGACGCTGACGGGCGGAGGTGCGCTCGCGCCCGTGACGACGGCGACCACCATCAAGGGCGGAAGCGCGATGACCAACGGCCCATTCATCCAGAGCAAGGAGGCCCTCCTCGGCTACTACGTCGTCGACGCACGCGACCTCGATCACGCGCTCGAGATCGCGAAGCTGTGCCCCGCCACCGGCGGTGGCGTCGAGGTCCGCCCGATCGTCGACCCGACGGTGAACAACCCGTTCTAA
- a CDS encoding low temperature requirement protein A, translating into MAFGMTRDVVRPTDSARADRVTYVELFFDLVFVFALTQLSAYLYENQTPLGAFEGLIMVCALWWGWVSTTWVTNWLDPVKLPVRGAVIALAFVALVVSVSIAEAFGDRAWAFAIAYVVLQVGRTGFIVWATARHDRQVARDFSLVLAWTVAGAVLWIAGALLPLSWQLPFWSAALALELLGTVLGYPVPGRGKVLLRSWDLSGPHIAERTALFVLIAIGEGLLITGLTFVEKESSASSIAAMVTAFVAAAAAWWIYFDHGERVGAEAIEASDEPARLARTAYTWVHLPIIAGIVLMSVGDKEMLARPDQRGLASTIVILGAPILFLTGTVLFRRVLERRWSRAQLIGLIALAVLGGATLAVPFLDALTASITAAGILVGVAAGETIERVRRGRRAGG; encoded by the coding sequence ATGGCCTTCGGGATGACGCGCGACGTGGTGCGCCCTACGGATTCCGCCCGCGCGGATCGGGTGACCTACGTCGAGCTCTTCTTCGACCTGGTGTTCGTCTTCGCGTTGACGCAATTGTCTGCCTATCTGTACGAGAACCAGACGCCGCTGGGTGCCTTCGAGGGCCTCATCATGGTGTGCGCGCTGTGGTGGGGATGGGTCTCCACCACCTGGGTGACGAACTGGCTCGATCCGGTGAAGCTCCCCGTCCGCGGGGCGGTGATCGCGCTCGCGTTCGTGGCACTCGTGGTGAGTGTCTCGATCGCGGAGGCGTTCGGCGACCGCGCGTGGGCATTCGCGATCGCGTACGTCGTCCTCCAGGTCGGGCGTACGGGTTTCATCGTGTGGGCGACCGCCCGTCACGACCGACAGGTCGCCCGCGACTTCAGCCTCGTGCTGGCCTGGACGGTCGCCGGGGCGGTGTTGTGGATCGCCGGCGCGCTTCTCCCTCTCTCCTGGCAGCTGCCGTTCTGGTCCGCCGCGCTCGCCCTCGAACTGCTGGGCACCGTTCTCGGGTATCCCGTCCCTGGACGGGGCAAAGTGCTCCTGCGCTCGTGGGATCTCTCCGGCCCGCACATCGCCGAGCGCACGGCCCTGTTCGTGCTCATCGCGATCGGGGAGGGACTGCTGATCACGGGCCTGACGTTCGTGGAGAAGGAATCCTCCGCCTCATCCATCGCGGCGATGGTGACGGCGTTCGTCGCCGCCGCAGCCGCATGGTGGATCTACTTCGATCACGGCGAACGCGTCGGCGCGGAGGCGATCGAAGCGTCGGACGAGCCGGCCCGACTCGCTCGCACCGCCTACACCTGGGTGCATCTTCCGATCATCGCCGGCATCGTGCTGATGAGCGTGGGCGACAAAGAGATGCTGGCACGCCCCGACCAGCGCGGCCTCGCGTCCACGATCGTGATCCTCGGCGCGCCGATCCTGTTCCTCACCGGCACGGTGCTCTTCCGTCGCGTGCTCGAACGACGCTGGTCGCGAGCTCAACTCATCGGGCTGATCGCTCTCGCCGTGCTCGGCGGGGCGACTCTCGCTGTCCCGTTCCTCGACGCACTCACGGCGTCCATCACGGCCGCGGGGATTCTTGTCGGGGTCGCGGCCGGTGAGACCATCGAGCGTGTGAGGCGCGGCCGTCGCGCGGGAGGGTGA
- a CDS encoding SRPBCC family protein — protein MTMTGAVEDVRAILLDFEGYPRWRSSITTAEVLETGSAAVTRVRFGAHVGPWLSHYTVEYTEEAHELTWSLVHGDLLAAYDGRWSLQPSAHGQSLITYSLRVTPSMPAPGFIVREATRQDLLTTLRELRNQLA, from the coding sequence ATGACCATGACCGGAGCCGTCGAGGATGTTCGGGCGATCCTGCTCGATTTCGAGGGCTACCCACGCTGGCGGAGTTCCATCACCACTGCCGAGGTACTCGAAACCGGATCCGCTGCGGTCACTCGAGTTCGCTTCGGCGCTCATGTCGGCCCGTGGCTGAGCCACTACACGGTCGAGTACACCGAGGAAGCTCATGAATTGACCTGGAGCCTCGTTCACGGCGATCTTCTCGCTGCGTATGACGGGCGCTGGTCGCTCCAGCCATCCGCGCACGGACAGTCACTCATCACCTACAGCTTGCGTGTCACCCCCAGCATGCCCGCACCCGGATTCATCGTCCGTGAGGCTACCCGCCAAGACCTGCTCACCACCTTGCGCGAACTCCGCAATCAGCTTGCATAG